A region of Solea solea chromosome 7, fSolSol10.1, whole genome shotgun sequence DNA encodes the following proteins:
- the calm3a gene encoding calmodulin 3a (phosphorylase kinase, delta), translating into MADQLTEEQIAEFKEAFSLFDKDGDGTITTKELGTVMRSLGQNPTEAELQDMINEVDADGNGTIDFPEFLTMMARKMKDTDSEEEIREAFRVFDKDGNGYISAAELRHVMTNLGEKLTDEEVDEMIREADIDGDGQVNYEEFVQMMTAK; encoded by the exons AGTTCAAGGAGGCATTCTCACTGTTTGACAAGGATGGTGATGGTACTATCACTACAAAAGAGCTTGGAACTGTGATGCGCTCTCTGGGACAGAACCCCACTGAGGCCGAGCTGCAGGACATGATCAATGAGGTGGATGCTGATG GTAATGGGACAATTGACTTTCCTGAGTTCCTGACCATGATGGCCAGGAAGATGAAAGATAcagacagtgaggaggagaTCAGAGAAGCTTTCAGAGTCTTTGACAAG GACGGTAACGGCTACATCAGTGCAGCAGAGCTACGGCATGTCATGACCAACTTAGGGGAGAAGCTTACCGATGAGGAGGTGGATGAAATGATCCGTGAAGCCGACATTGACGGCGATGGTCAGGTCAACTACGAGG AGTTTGTCCAGATGATGACTGCCAAGTGA